One part of the Humulus lupulus chromosome 9, drHumLupu1.1, whole genome shotgun sequence genome encodes these proteins:
- the LOC133801152 gene encoding berberine bridge enzyme-like 19: MGEGLFWAIRGGGAGSFGVVLSYKLRFVLIPKTVTVFRVEKILDQGQNATDVVSQWQQVVPTTNDNLFMRMLVQPISSKVKKGTKTIRISILAAYLGNANELVSLLVKEFPLLGLKNENCMEMRWIDYVLWWGLDNATSPNVLLDRNLNNAVFGKRKSDYVQTLISKDGLEWI, translated from the coding sequence ATGGGGGAAGGCCTGTTCTGGGCCATTCGAGGGGGTGGAGCCGGGAGTTTTGGTGTTGTTTTGTCGTACAAGTTGAGATTTGTTCTAATTCCTAAAACCGTCACAGTTTTTAGAGTGGAGAAAATATTGGACCAAGGCCAGAACGCGACTGATGTCGTTTCTCAGTGGCAACAAGTGGTGCCTACAACAAACGACAATCTTTTTATGAGGATGTTAGTACAACCAATCAGTTCGAAAGTGAAGAAAGGTACAAAAACTATTAGAATTTCGATATTAGCTGCGTATCTTGGAAATGCAAACGAATTGGTATCGTTATTAGTGAAGGAGTTTCCTCTGTTGGGTTTAAAGAATGAGAATTGTATGGAAATGAGATGGATAGACTATGTTCTTTGGTGGGGTTTGGATAATGCGACCTCACCAAATGTTCTCCTCGATCGAAATCTTAACAACGCAGTTTTTGGCAAACGAAAATCGGATTATGTTCAGACTCTGATTTCGAAAGATGGGCTGGAATGGATATGA